In Amycolatopsis sp. EV170708-02-1, the following are encoded in one genomic region:
- a CDS encoding ClpP family protease, whose product MTDNEKQPLFDQRQRERFFSQRVLVLDGALDDDNGTVLTTQLLSLASEDPRKDIALWIHSPGGSVPSMLAIRDVMRLVPCDVATLALGLACSAGQFLLSAGTPGKRFALPHARILMHQGSAGIGGSAVEVEVQADDLRYTRDTVLGLIADDTGQPIDRIFADSLHDRWFTTEQAREYGFIDHIVESLDQVVPVRTHKLGLGTERGAGK is encoded by the coding sequence ATGACCGACAACGAGAAGCAGCCACTGTTCGACCAACGGCAACGGGAACGGTTCTTCAGCCAGCGTGTGCTGGTCCTCGACGGCGCGCTCGACGACGACAACGGGACGGTCCTCACCACCCAGCTGCTGTCACTCGCGAGCGAGGATCCGCGCAAGGACATCGCGTTGTGGATCCACTCGCCGGGCGGTTCGGTCCCCTCGATGCTGGCCATCCGGGACGTGATGCGGCTCGTGCCGTGCGACGTCGCCACCCTGGCGCTGGGGCTGGCGTGCAGCGCCGGGCAGTTCCTGCTTTCCGCGGGCACGCCGGGCAAACGGTTCGCCCTGCCGCACGCACGGATCCTGATGCACCAGGGCTCGGCCGGTATCGGCGGCTCGGCCGTCGAGGTGGAGGTGCAGGCGGACGATCTGCGCTACACACGCGACACGGTGCTCGGCCTCATCGCCGACGACACCGGGCAGCCCATCGACCGGATCTTCGCCGATTCGCTGCACGATCGCTGGTTCACCACCGAGCAGGCCCGCGAATACGGCTTCATCGACCACATCGTCGAAAGCCTCGACCAGGTCGTCCCGGTCCGCACCCACAAACTCGGCCTCGGCACGGAAAGGGGTGCGGGTAAATGA
- a CDS encoding ClpP family protease codes for MSTYTIPNVISRSPAGERIMDVYSHLLSERIIYLGTAIDSGVANALITQLLYLEADNPEQEINLYINTEGGDPSAMLALYDTMRFIKAPVATTCVGQAVAAGAILLAAGEAGHRFVLPHTRVVLHQPAAQGRGTIPDLILQADEVVRVRTQLEEILSAHTGRAVPDLRHDTDRDRVFDAAGAVAYGLADRVLDERA; via the coding sequence ATGAGCACCTACACCATCCCCAACGTCATCTCCCGCAGCCCCGCCGGCGAGCGGATCATGGACGTGTACTCGCATCTGCTCTCGGAGCGGATCATCTACCTCGGGACCGCGATCGACTCCGGCGTCGCGAACGCCCTGATCACGCAGCTGCTGTACCTGGAGGCGGACAACCCCGAGCAGGAGATCAACCTCTACATCAACACCGAGGGCGGCGACCCGTCGGCGATGCTCGCGCTGTACGACACCATGCGCTTCATCAAGGCGCCGGTGGCGACGACCTGTGTCGGCCAGGCCGTCGCGGCGGGCGCGATCCTGCTGGCCGCCGGCGAGGCGGGGCACCGGTTCGTACTGCCGCACACCCGGGTGGTGCTGCACCAGCCCGCGGCACAGGGTCGCGGCACCATCCCGGACCTCATCCTGCAGGCCGACGAGGTCGTGCGGGTGCGGACTCAGCTGGAGGAGATCCTTTCCGCCCATACCGGCCGCGCCGTGCCGGATCTCCGCCACGACACCGACCGGGATCGCGTGTTCGACGCGGCGGGCGCCGTCGCCTACGGGCTCGCCGACCGCGTCCTCGACGAACGCGCTTAA
- a CDS encoding helix-turn-helix domain-containing protein has product MADILPFQQKRSEPEPLWRDVLGRSLRAAREEQGGRLVDVAERAGISPQYLSEIERGRKEPSSEMIAAVTGALGLDLADLLFGIAGTISRGGSTGLAVGRRPRGPVLMAA; this is encoded by the coding sequence ATGGCGGACATCCTTCCTTTCCAGCAGAAGCGTTCCGAACCGGAACCGCTGTGGCGTGACGTGCTGGGCCGGAGCCTGCGCGCCGCGAGGGAGGAACAGGGCGGCCGCCTCGTCGACGTCGCGGAACGCGCCGGCATCTCGCCGCAGTACCTGTCCGAGATCGAGCGCGGCCGCAAGGAGCCGTCGAGCGAGATGATCGCCGCGGTCACCGGCGCGCTCGGGCTCGACCTGGCGGATCTGCTCTTCGGGATCGCGGGCACGATCAGCCGGGGCGGCAGCACGGGCCTCGCGGTCGGCCGGCGTCCGCGAGGACCTGTGCTCATGGCCGCTTAA
- a CDS encoding GlxA family transcriptional regulator, translating into MHRVRVLVRPVQSTFELGIAAEVFGTERAGVPRYYEFDVCTEKPGPVPTTAGYAMSVTRGLSALADADTVLIPGWSPVEAPLSAPVRRALLRAHARGARLVTICSGVFALARTGLLDGRSATTHWARAAQLAEEFPLVRVEPDVLYVDHGDVATSAGAGAGIDLCLHLVRRDHGAAHAALVARHMVMPPHRDGGQAQFVPAPPPGDELDGLLEWAGTRLGTPLSVGDLAARLNVSPRTLARRFADQLGTTPGAWLLTRRVTEARTLLEETGLPVEVIAARVGLTSAVNLRRRFRDQVGTTPGAYRRAFRGSVSP; encoded by the coding sequence ATGCATCGTGTGAGGGTACTGGTGCGGCCGGTGCAGTCGACGTTCGAGCTCGGGATCGCCGCCGAGGTCTTCGGCACGGAACGGGCCGGGGTGCCGCGGTACTACGAATTCGACGTCTGCACGGAGAAACCCGGGCCGGTGCCGACCACGGCCGGGTACGCGATGTCCGTGACGCGGGGCCTTTCCGCGCTGGCGGACGCCGACACCGTGCTCATCCCCGGCTGGTCCCCGGTCGAGGCGCCGCTGTCGGCCCCCGTGCGCCGGGCGCTATTGCGCGCGCACGCCAGGGGAGCGCGGCTCGTCACGATCTGCTCCGGTGTCTTCGCGCTGGCCCGCACCGGGCTGCTGGACGGCAGGTCGGCGACCACGCATTGGGCGCGTGCCGCTCAGCTGGCGGAGGAGTTCCCGCTGGTGCGGGTGGAGCCGGACGTGCTGTACGTGGACCACGGCGACGTCGCCACGAGCGCCGGGGCGGGCGCGGGGATCGACCTTTGCCTGCACCTCGTCCGGCGTGACCACGGTGCCGCGCACGCCGCCCTCGTCGCCCGGCACATGGTGATGCCGCCGCATCGCGACGGCGGGCAGGCGCAGTTCGTCCCGGCCCCACCGCCCGGCGACGAGCTGGACGGTCTCCTGGAGTGGGCGGGCACCCGCCTCGGGACGCCGTTGTCGGTGGGTGATCTGGCCGCGCGCCTCAACGTCTCGCCGCGCACGCTGGCCCGGCGCTTCGCCGATCAGCTCGGCACCACGCCGGGGGCCTGGCTGCTGACGCGCCGGGTGACCGAGGCGCGCACCCTCCTGGAGGAGACCGGCCTGCCGGTGGAGGTGATCGCGGCCCGTGTCGGCCTGACGTCGGCCGTGAACCTCCGTCGCCGCTTCCGTGATCAGGTCGGCACGACGCCGGGCGCGTACCGGCGCGCGTTCCGGGGCTCGGTTTCGCCTTGA
- a CDS encoding cupin domain-containing protein, protein MHSEILTQEGYTSVSAKESPARELFPGIRLRPLWTGTDGAHANLLEMDPGTSWPHRDVHEPGPEEVFVVSGTFNDGARDYPAGTFLHAPAGSWHVPASATGCTLFVFYPEG, encoded by the coding sequence ATGCACTCAGAGATCCTCACCCAAGAGGGCTACACTTCCGTTTCCGCCAAGGAATCCCCCGCGCGCGAGCTCTTCCCCGGGATCCGGCTTCGTCCACTGTGGACAGGCACGGACGGCGCGCACGCGAACCTGCTGGAAATGGACCCCGGCACCTCGTGGCCGCATCGCGACGTCCACGAGCCGGGCCCCGAGGAGGTATTCGTCGTCTCCGGCACCTTCAACGACGGCGCACGCGACTATCCGGCAGGGACCTTCCTGCACGCCCCGGCAGGCTCGTGGCACGTGCCCGCGTCGGCGACCGGATGCACGCTCTTCGTCTTCTACCCCGAGGGCTGA
- a CDS encoding pentapeptide repeat-containing protein produces the protein MEFRDFDGIKVRRPSVERDDLESEPAVFRGDFDFDTVHLDGGEQDGARGGGEIARSLVSEVSLANARLDRLTLSDVILEGVDLSNAALRELSARRVEILRCRAIGLGVAITSATDLYVENARFDYASVTVERVKGAAVFSGCSFRETVFSGDLSRLTFVDCDFTESEFAATAAAGCDLRGSRLSGVRGLLTLRGAKITGEQAVSVAGILAAESGLSVQPSG, from the coding sequence ATGGAGTTCCGGGATTTCGACGGCATCAAGGTGCGGCGGCCTTCGGTCGAGCGCGACGACCTCGAAAGCGAACCCGCCGTGTTCCGCGGCGATTTCGATTTCGACACCGTCCATCTCGACGGCGGTGAGCAGGACGGTGCCCGCGGTGGCGGCGAGATCGCGCGCTCCCTCGTCTCGGAAGTGAGCCTGGCGAACGCCCGGCTGGACAGGTTGACGCTCTCCGACGTGATCCTCGAAGGCGTCGACCTGTCCAACGCGGCGCTCCGCGAACTGTCGGCCCGCCGGGTCGAAATCCTGCGCTGCCGGGCGATCGGGCTCGGGGTGGCGATCACCTCGGCCACCGATCTGTACGTCGAGAACGCGCGGTTCGACTACGCCTCGGTGACGGTCGAGCGGGTGAAGGGCGCTGCCGTGTTCTCCGGGTGTTCGTTCCGGGAAACGGTGTTCTCCGGCGACCTGTCCCGGCTGACCTTCGTGGACTGCGATTTCACCGAATCGGAATTCGCGGCGACCGCCGCGGCGGGCTGCGATCTCCGCGGCTCGCGCCTGTCCGGCGTCCGCGGTCTGCTGACCCTGCGCGGCGCGAAGATCACCGGTGAACAGGCCGTCTCGGTCGCGGGCATCCTCGCGGCCGAGAGCGGCTTGTCGGTTCAGCCCTCGGGGTAG
- a CDS encoding CsbD family protein, producing the protein MNDKAENKIDELKGKAKEAAGNATDNEQWQAEGKAEQGKANVKQAGEKIKDAVKGVRD; encoded by the coding sequence ATGAACGACAAGGCCGAGAACAAGATCGACGAACTCAAGGGCAAGGCCAAGGAAGCCGCCGGGAACGCCACGGACAACGAGCAGTGGCAGGCGGAAGGCAAGGCCGAGCAGGGGAAGGCCAACGTCAAGCAGGCGGGCGAGAAGATCAAGGACGCGGTGAAGGGCGTCCGGGACTGA
- a CDS encoding EF-hand domain-containing protein, translating to MASDLQRRKVSGVFAAMDVDGDGFLEEQDFQALADRWARRRGPGDERRLTGIMLSWWATLQAASDADRDDKVTLDEVLLVVDKLPDTPEAVTATADAMFEAIDENRDGLISAAEYHQLIEVWNGCPTDTDATFGLLDADGDGMLSRDEFAALWLEFWAGDDAEAPGTLVFGPLAV from the coding sequence ATGGCAAGCGACTTGCAGCGGCGCAAGGTGTCGGGGGTCTTCGCCGCGATGGACGTCGACGGCGACGGTTTCCTTGAGGAGCAAGACTTCCAGGCCTTGGCCGACCGCTGGGCGCGGCGGCGCGGCCCGGGTGACGAGCGGCGGCTGACCGGCATCATGCTGAGCTGGTGGGCGACGTTGCAGGCGGCCTCGGACGCCGACCGCGACGACAAGGTCACCCTCGACGAGGTGCTGCTGGTGGTCGACAAGCTCCCGGACACGCCCGAGGCCGTGACCGCGACGGCCGACGCGATGTTCGAAGCGATCGACGAGAACCGCGACGGGCTGATCTCCGCGGCGGAGTACCACCAGTTGATCGAGGTGTGGAACGGGTGCCCCACCGACACCGACGCCACCTTCGGCCTGCTGGACGCCGACGGCGACGGGATGCTGTCCCGTGACGAGTTCGCCGCGCTGTGGCTGGAGTTCTGGGCGGGTGACGACGCGGAGGCGCCGGGCACCCTCGTCTTCGGTCCACTGGCGGTCTGA
- a CDS encoding response regulator transcription factor translates to MDTETRQITVAVHAPDPITTAGLASQLGTQQGIDIREWERRAETDVLVFAAECLTPEIVLWLRRLAAEDGKPVVLVVSQISEAELVPAIECRVVAVLPRSATTGERLAHAVRAAATGGGVLPPSLLGELLKHVERLQREVLDPMGVNTAGLTTREIDVLRLMAEGKDTVEIAGELSYSERSVKHIIQGITGRLKLKNRPHAVAYAVRAGVI, encoded by the coding sequence GTGGACACGGAAACCCGACAGATCACCGTGGCGGTGCACGCGCCCGATCCGATCACCACGGCGGGCCTGGCCAGCCAGCTGGGCACGCAGCAGGGGATCGACATCCGGGAGTGGGAGCGGCGCGCCGAGACCGACGTACTGGTGTTCGCCGCCGAATGCCTGACCCCGGAGATCGTGCTCTGGCTGCGAAGGCTCGCCGCCGAGGACGGCAAGCCGGTGGTGCTCGTGGTGAGCCAGATCAGCGAGGCCGAGCTCGTGCCCGCGATCGAATGCCGCGTGGTGGCGGTCCTGCCACGGTCGGCCACGACCGGCGAACGGCTGGCGCACGCGGTCCGCGCGGCGGCCACCGGCGGCGGAGTGCTCCCGCCGAGCCTGCTCGGCGAACTGCTCAAACACGTCGAACGGCTGCAACGCGAGGTGCTCGACCCGATGGGCGTCAACACCGCCGGGCTCACCACCCGGGAGATCGACGTGCTGCGGCTGATGGCCGAGGGCAAGGACACCGTCGAGATCGCCGGTGAGCTCAGCTACTCGGAGCGCAGCGTGAAGCACATCATCCAGGGCATCACCGGACGGCTGAAGCTGAAGAACCGGCCGCACGCCGTCGCGTACGCCGTACGGGCCGGGGTGATCTAG
- a CDS encoding BTAD domain-containing putative transcriptional regulator, producing MDEVSSLTVRLLGGSPARHGDGEIALGPAQRQAVFATLALHAGQFVSRREIIDAVWGERPPDSATGIVYTYVSALRRALEPVGEPLVASRAGYRLDLPKQQVDVHVFEAELDRARAHRLDGAHQRELESLRSALGQWQGSALDGIPGPFAETERARLNELRLSALERQAEVTLRLGGHHELVDELAVLVERHPLREGLHRMLITALFRSGRQAEALAAFDRARETIIERSGLEPGPDLLDLRRRILDDDPSLHLRDRTQAVPGRPSAFVGREFELGRLRRHLSALLDEGRGGTVWLDGEAGGGKSAFLAEALATVRSRTRWVEADELSGAVPMSLIADCLGGEALDDLGKTVTGLCEAGPQVLVFEDLHWADEESLLAWQRLHRLTAHLPLLLIGSARPLPRRRTLDLLRSEFDGEIVPLPPFDGPAVAALAEETLARDPGDGFLAFSTEYTAGNAAYLRELFSAFAEGHEPDTAPHGRLAAVVEDHLATLSVPCKRTLNSAALLGSSFTVADLAGVTGREPRSLTEAVDEALAAQVLEAGGEGLRFRVPLIRAVFAANTPPAIRAVLHQEIATTMADSGAPADRVAEQLLQAGDELTAAWIPRWVLDNVRALSAEPAVELLHLLSRQRNLTEEQHQELTGELAALLLPGPDTPPAWPTQPWCTPLHALARVRNPAAPRTS from the coding sequence ATGGACGAGGTTTCCTCGCTGACGGTGCGGCTGCTGGGCGGTTCCCCCGCCCGCCACGGCGACGGCGAGATCGCGCTGGGGCCTGCCCAGCGGCAGGCGGTGTTCGCCACGCTCGCGCTGCACGCCGGCCAGTTCGTCTCCCGCCGGGAGATCATCGACGCCGTCTGGGGCGAGCGCCCGCCCGACAGCGCCACCGGCATCGTGTACACCTACGTCTCGGCGTTGCGCCGCGCGCTGGAGCCGGTCGGTGAACCGCTCGTCGCCAGCCGCGCGGGCTACCGCCTCGACCTGCCGAAGCAGCAGGTCGACGTGCACGTCTTCGAAGCCGAGCTCGACCGCGCCCGCGCGCACCGGCTCGACGGCGCGCACCAGCGGGAGCTGGAGTCGCTGCGGTCCGCGCTGGGGCAGTGGCAGGGTTCCGCGCTCGACGGGATCCCCGGCCCGTTCGCCGAGACCGAGCGCGCGCGGCTGAACGAACTCCGGCTGAGCGCGCTCGAACGCCAGGCCGAGGTCACGCTGCGGCTCGGCGGCCACCACGAACTCGTGGACGAGCTCGCCGTGCTGGTCGAGCGCCATCCGCTGCGCGAAGGCCTGCACCGCATGCTGATCACCGCACTGTTCCGCTCCGGGCGGCAGGCCGAGGCACTGGCCGCGTTCGACCGCGCCCGCGAGACGATCATCGAGCGGTCCGGCCTCGAACCCGGCCCGGACCTGCTGGACCTGCGGCGACGGATTCTGGACGACGACCCCTCGTTGCACCTCCGTGACCGGACGCAGGCCGTACCCGGAAGGCCGTCCGCTTTCGTCGGCCGGGAGTTCGAGCTCGGCCGGCTGCGAAGGCATCTGTCCGCCCTGCTGGACGAAGGTCGCGGCGGGACGGTCTGGCTGGACGGCGAAGCGGGCGGCGGCAAGAGCGCGTTCCTGGCCGAGGCGCTGGCCACGGTGCGGAGCCGGACGCGCTGGGTCGAGGCCGACGAGCTGAGCGGCGCGGTCCCGATGAGCCTCATCGCCGATTGCCTCGGCGGCGAGGCACTGGACGATCTCGGCAAAACGGTCACCGGGCTGTGCGAAGCCGGGCCGCAGGTGCTCGTCTTCGAAGATCTGCACTGGGCCGACGAGGAAAGCCTGCTCGCCTGGCAGCGGCTGCACCGGCTCACCGCGCATCTGCCGCTGCTGCTGATCGGCTCGGCGCGCCCGCTCCCCCGTCGCCGCACGCTCGACCTCCTCCGCTCGGAGTTCGACGGCGAGATCGTCCCGCTGCCGCCGTTCGACGGCCCGGCCGTCGCCGCGCTCGCCGAAGAGACCCTGGCCAGGGATCCGGGTGACGGCTTCCTCGCGTTCTCCACCGAGTACACCGCCGGGAACGCCGCCTATCTGCGCGAGCTGTTCTCCGCGTTCGCCGAAGGCCACGAGCCGGACACCGCGCCGCACGGCAGGCTCGCGGCCGTGGTGGAGGACCATCTCGCCACGCTTTCCGTGCCGTGCAAGCGAACGCTGAATTCCGCCGCGTTGCTCGGCTCGTCGTTCACCGTCGCGGACCTGGCGGGGGTCACCGGCCGCGAACCGCGGTCGCTCACCGAAGCGGTCGACGAGGCGCTCGCGGCGCAGGTGCTGGAAGCCGGCGGAGAAGGCCTGCGGTTCCGCGTCCCGCTCATTCGAGCGGTGTTCGCCGCGAACACCCCGCCCGCCATCCGCGCCGTGCTGCACCAGGAGATCGCCACGACCATGGCGGATTCCGGCGCCCCCGCGGATCGTGTCGCCGAGCAGCTGCTCCAGGCCGGCGACGAGCTGACGGCGGCCTGGATCCCCCGATGGGTGCTCGACAACGTCCGCGCGCTGTCCGCCGAGCCCGCCGTCGAACTGCTCCATTTGCTTTCCCGTCAACGGAATCTCACCGAAGAGCAGCACCAGGAGCTGACCGGCGAGCTCGCCGCGCTGCTGCTGCCCGGACCGGACACCCCGCCCGCCTGGCCCACCCAGCCCTGGTGCACGCCGCTGCACGCGCTCGCCCGGGTGCGCAACCCGGCCGCACCTAGGACGTCCTAA
- a CDS encoding BTAD domain-containing putative transcriptional regulator, translating into MTNGLRVELLGPPRAWLGDVELKLGPARQRAVFATLATRRGQAISLGELISDVWGGSAPASATGSVHTYVSGLRGAIRKAGGDAHEILRSSGSSYSLRLDGEALDVHRFEKDVAAAKAAPADQRGAAARLTSALGLWRGEAYSGVPGPFAEAERVRLAELQLTAAELRATALLGTGDHRAVVAELTALVQRHPLRESLHETLMRALHASGRQIEALGAYREARRILRDELGVEPGAPLRELHQRILDGSEKPVTAPKPVPVRVVPPPVAKAIERGGHGHLPGRARQVERLDGFVTDVLAGRGRPVWLEGEPGIGKSELLIAGLAGAAARGCQLAWTAADELQQRFPLQVIMECLGVHHGAADPAKAKLAGELHAEPAHGNWGPADPILSTVDKLLTLVDETCAAGPLVLVIDDLHWADEASVLLWQRLAAATRQLPLLLVAATRTGHGRRDLAQLRRGVEARDGEIMPVEVLADDDIAAVFEVILAAKLGPSLRPLIRRAAGNPLYAREVAHDLVRSGAVRITAGVAEVTLDGTENAPRSLLAAVARTLETLDPATAGILRTASLLGAEFAVEDIATLAGKSPLEVLQELEPAITAGVIEYAGDKLAFHHPFQRQALYGAIAEPARAALHRRAAESLARAGAPVKRVAEQLAAGPVPFDPWLAGWLTANHVAVSNRAPHIAADLLRGALDSTVPTREQRETLIAALVRVLFRLELTPETEAEEAVKTVVDKADLAQMRHFLAALRYRRGDTPGAIEALGDTADDPSIPELWRTSTRTLLANFRRGDLSDLDETERIARGLHAEAAEAGERYPAAHAQQTLWLVHSIRREHDRALTAIDAALETAGHEAGLATLRFDLLDNRLFTLQNLDRLGEADATLRAGYETAARHGLPTGPQVSAAVHYYWTGRWDEALAELDSVTEDGPAITFYGVREPGAAALLLHGVAALIAGHRDERVSVRAHLEAAEAHSPSNSSERESCDFYLAAQAMAAEQRGDLDDALRLFAPVLRPDYARMMLRHQWLPDVVRVAIAAGNDAVAEEALAVCAEEASQESVPARATAAALRCRALIDGDPEGMRAAADHYREVRRPIELAAALEDAAELLGRAGYLEAATGSLTEACEVLGQVGATWSIRRAESRLRRYGVLSRAARGLRHSGTLSPLELRVARLVAAKLSNPEIAAELSLPRRTVQSLVSRVLTKLHADSRLTVGDQLPRRLA; encoded by the coding sequence GTGACGAACGGGCTGCGCGTCGAGCTGCTCGGGCCGCCTCGTGCCTGGCTCGGCGACGTCGAGCTGAAGCTCGGGCCCGCCCGCCAGCGCGCGGTCTTCGCCACCCTGGCGACGCGGCGCGGCCAGGCGATCTCCCTCGGCGAACTGATCTCGGACGTCTGGGGCGGGTCGGCGCCCGCCAGCGCCACCGGCAGTGTCCACACCTACGTCTCCGGCCTGCGCGGAGCGATCCGCAAGGCGGGCGGTGACGCGCACGAGATCCTGCGTTCGTCCGGATCGAGTTACTCGCTGCGGCTGGACGGGGAAGCGCTCGACGTCCACCGGTTCGAAAAGGACGTCGCGGCTGCCAAGGCTGCACCCGCCGATCAGCGGGGCGCGGCCGCGCGGCTCACCTCCGCGCTCGGTCTCTGGCGCGGCGAGGCCTACTCAGGTGTGCCGGGCCCGTTCGCCGAAGCGGAACGCGTCCGGCTCGCCGAACTCCAGCTCACCGCCGCCGAACTGCGCGCCACGGCCCTGCTCGGCACCGGCGACCACCGTGCGGTGGTGGCCGAGCTGACCGCGCTGGTGCAGCGGCACCCGTTGCGCGAGTCGCTGCACGAGACGCTCATGCGCGCCCTGCACGCCAGCGGGCGCCAGATCGAAGCGCTCGGCGCGTATCGCGAGGCCAGGCGGATCCTCCGTGACGAACTCGGCGTCGAACCCGGTGCCCCGCTGCGGGAGCTGCACCAGCGCATCCTCGACGGCAGCGAAAAACCCGTCACGGCACCGAAACCGGTTCCGGTGCGCGTCGTGCCGCCGCCGGTGGCCAAGGCGATCGAACGCGGCGGCCACGGCCATCTGCCCGGCCGTGCCCGGCAGGTCGAGCGGCTCGACGGCTTCGTCACCGACGTGCTCGCCGGCCGCGGCCGCCCGGTCTGGCTCGAAGGCGAACCGGGTATCGGCAAATCGGAGCTGCTGATCGCCGGGCTGGCCGGTGCCGCGGCGCGCGGCTGCCAGCTCGCCTGGACCGCGGCCGACGAGCTGCAGCAACGGTTCCCGCTGCAGGTGATCATGGAGTGCCTCGGCGTGCACCACGGCGCGGCGGATCCGGCCAAGGCCAAGCTGGCGGGCGAGCTGCACGCCGAGCCCGCGCACGGGAACTGGGGTCCCGCCGATCCGATCCTGTCCACTGTGGACAAGCTGCTGACGCTGGTCGACGAGACCTGCGCGGCGGGACCGCTGGTGCTGGTGATCGACGACCTCCACTGGGCCGACGAGGCCAGTGTGCTGCTGTGGCAGCGGCTGGCCGCCGCCACCCGCCAGCTGCCGTTGCTGCTGGTCGCCGCCACGCGCACCGGGCACGGCCGGCGGGACCTGGCCCAGCTGCGTCGCGGGGTCGAAGCGAGGGACGGCGAGATCATGCCGGTCGAGGTGCTGGCCGACGACGACATCGCCGCCGTGTTCGAGGTGATCCTCGCGGCGAAGCTCGGGCCGAGCCTGCGCCCGCTGATCCGGCGCGCGGCCGGGAATCCGCTCTACGCCAGGGAAGTCGCGCACGACCTGGTCCGGTCGGGCGCGGTGCGGATCACGGCGGGCGTGGCCGAGGTGACGCTGGACGGCACCGAGAACGCGCCACGGTCGCTGCTGGCGGCGGTGGCCAGGACGCTGGAGACCCTCGACCCGGCCACCGCCGGGATCCTGCGCACGGCCTCCCTGCTGGGTGCGGAGTTCGCCGTCGAGGACATCGCCACGCTGGCGGGCAAGAGCCCGCTCGAGGTGCTGCAGGAGCTGGAGCCCGCCATCACCGCGGGCGTCATCGAGTACGCCGGCGACAAACTCGCCTTCCATCATCCGTTCCAGCGGCAGGCTCTCTACGGCGCCATCGCCGAACCCGCCCGCGCCGCGTTGCACCGGCGTGCCGCCGAATCGCTCGCGCGGGCGGGCGCGCCGGTCAAACGGGTCGCCGAGCAGCTGGCCGCCGGGCCGGTGCCGTTCGACCCGTGGCTGGCGGGCTGGCTCACCGCCAACCACGTCGCGGTGTCCAACCGCGCCCCGCATATCGCGGCCGACCTGCTTCGCGGCGCGCTCGACAGCACGGTGCCCACCCGAGAGCAACGGGAGACGCTGATCGCCGCGCTGGTCCGCGTGCTGTTCCGGCTCGAACTGACTCCGGAGACCGAAGCCGAGGAGGCGGTGAAGACCGTCGTGGACAAGGCGGATCTGGCGCAGATGCGGCATTTCCTGGCCGCGCTGCGCTACCGCCGGGGCGACACGCCAGGGGCGATCGAGGCACTCGGCGACACCGCGGACGACCCGTCGATCCCGGAGCTGTGGCGCACCAGCACCCGGACGCTGCTCGCCAACTTCCGCCGTGGGGACCTGTCCGACCTCGACGAGACCGAACGGATCGCGCGGGGCCTGCACGCCGAGGCGGCCGAAGCGGGTGAGCGCTACCCCGCCGCGCACGCGCAGCAGACGTTGTGGCTCGTGCACTCGATCCGCCGGGAGCACGACCGGGCGCTGACCGCGATCGACGCCGCGCTGGAGACCGCCGGCCACGAGGCCGGCCTGGCGACCTTGCGGTTCGATCTGCTCGACAACCGCCTCTTCACCCTGCAGAACCTCGACCGGCTCGGCGAGGCCGACGCCACGCTGCGCGCCGGGTACGAGACCGCGGCGCGGCACGGCCTGCCGACCGGTCCGCAGGTCTCGGCGGCCGTGCACTACTACTGGACCGGGCGCTGGGACGAGGCGCTGGCCGAACTGGACTCGGTCACCGAGGACGGCCCGGCGATCACCTTCTACGGCGTGCGTGAGCCGGGTGCCGCCGCCCTGTTGCTGCACGGGGTCGCCGCCCTCATCGCGGGCCATCGCGACGAACGCGTCTCCGTCCGCGCCCATCTGGAAGCGGCCGAGGCGCACTCGCCGTCGAACTCGTCCGAACGCGAGAGCTGCGACTTCTACCTGGCGGCACAGGCGATGGCCGCCGAACAACGCGGCGATCTCGACGACGCGCTGCGGCTGTTCGCGCCGGTACTGCGCCCCGACTACGCCCGGATGATGCTGCGCCACCAATGGCTCCCCGACGTCGTGCGCGTCGCGATCGCGGCCGGGAACGACGCCGTCGCCGAGGAAGCGCTCGCCGTCTGCGCCGAGGAGGCGAGCCAGGAGTCGGTGCCCGCCAGGGCCACCGCCGCCGCCCTGCGGTGCCGGGCGCTGATCGACGGCGACCCCGAAGGCATGCGGGCCGCGGCCGATCACTACCGCGAGGTCCGTCGTCCCATCGAACTCGCGGCCGCCCTGGAGGACGCCGCCGAACTGCTCGGCCGGGCCGGGTACCTCGAAGCGGCCACCGGCTCGCTCACCGAGGCGTGCGAGGTGCTCGGGCAGGTCGGTGCCACCTGGAGCATCCGCCGCGCGGAAAGCAGGCTGCGGCGCTACGGCGTGCTGAGCCGCGCGGCGCGGGGCCTCCGGCACAGCGGGACGCTGTCACCGCTGGAACTGCGGGTCGCCCGGCTGGTGGCGGCGAAACTGTCCAACCCGGAGATCGCCGCGGAACTGAGCCTTCCCAGGAGGACGGTGCAGTCGCTGGTGTCCAGGGTGCTCACCAAACTGCACGCCGATTCCCGGCTGACCGTCGGCGACCAGCTGCCGAGACGACTCGCGTGA